One region of Caldimonas thermodepolymerans genomic DNA includes:
- a CDS encoding LysR substrate-binding domain-containing protein translates to MNRNIRQRPLGVGPLRAFEAVARHLNFRLAAEELHLTQSAISRQIQGLEDEIGAPLFLRGTRHVELTNAGAALLRAVAPLLDRLDATVRQIRQARGRRTVSVTTFASFASMWLIPRLEAFQRQFPDLDIRVSASDAMVDVDGGEVDLALRFCPPSAVSEGAVRLFGEVHTPVACRWLVERGDRGEGRPLRRPEDLTHHTLLEEDAVHLTQGVIGWREWLSLHGLKEFEPQRWLYFNYTYQQVQAALAGQGVALARLPLVAELLRSGELVEPFDPAAYRVPSQYAYWLVPARAARQRDEVAQFCRWVLQQAQQTREAIGEVDPVEDTLGERD, encoded by the coding sequence TGGCGCGCCACCTGAACTTCCGGCTGGCGGCCGAGGAGCTGCACCTGACCCAGTCGGCGATCAGCCGGCAGATCCAGGGGCTGGAGGACGAGATCGGTGCGCCGCTGTTCCTGCGCGGCACGCGGCATGTCGAGCTGACCAACGCCGGCGCGGCGCTGCTGCGCGCGGTGGCGCCGCTGCTGGACCGGCTCGACGCCACCGTGCGGCAGATCCGCCAGGCGCGCGGGCGGCGCACCGTCAGCGTGACGACCTTCGCGTCCTTCGCGTCGATGTGGCTGATCCCGCGCCTGGAAGCCTTCCAGCGCCAGTTCCCGGACCTGGACATCCGCGTCAGTGCAAGCGACGCGATGGTCGACGTGGATGGCGGCGAGGTCGACCTCGCGCTGCGCTTCTGCCCGCCCTCGGCGGTGTCGGAGGGCGCGGTGCGGCTGTTCGGCGAGGTGCACACGCCGGTGGCCTGCCGGTGGCTGGTCGAGCGCGGCGACCGCGGCGAGGGCCGGCCGCTGCGCCGGCCGGAGGACCTGACGCACCACACCTTGCTCGAGGAGGACGCGGTGCACCTGACCCAGGGCGTGATCGGCTGGCGCGAATGGCTGTCGCTGCACGGGCTCAAGGAATTCGAGCCGCAACGCTGGCTGTACTTCAACTACACCTACCAGCAGGTGCAGGCGGCGCTGGCCGGGCAGGGCGTGGCGCTGGCGCGGCTGCCCCTGGTCGCCGAGCTGCTGCGCTCGGGGGAGCTGGTGGAGCCCTTCGATCCGGCGGCCTACCGGGTGCCGAGCCAGTACGCCTACTGGCTGGTGCCGGCGCGTGCCGCGCGCCAGCGCGACGAGGTGGCGCAGTTCTGTCGCTGGGTGCTGCAGCAGGCGCAGCAGACGCGCGAGGCGATCGGCGAGGTCGACCCCGTCGAGGACACGCTGGGCGAACGGGACTGA
- a CDS encoding 5-formyltetrahydrofolate cyclo-ligase: protein MAWTPPAEGLDRAAMRRHLLSERERWATAAHANGTWQAAHDALAAHLHQVLAQLEPQLLGAYWPIRSEFNPRVAWQGDKTPVRVPIALPWARKSPREMEYRRWDGREPATHDECGIPSVEGAAVVPDVVLVPCVGYSPQGFRLGYGGGYFDRWLERHPHVTPVGVAWADSEVAFAPEPHDLPLMVIVTERGIVTPD, encoded by the coding sequence ATGGCCTGGACCCCGCCCGCCGAGGGGCTTGACCGAGCCGCGATGCGCCGGCACCTGTTGTCCGAGCGGGAGCGCTGGGCCACAGCCGCCCACGCCAACGGCACGTGGCAGGCGGCGCACGACGCGCTCGCCGCCCATCTGCACCAGGTGCTCGCCCAGCTCGAACCGCAGCTGCTGGGCGCGTACTGGCCGATTCGATCTGAATTTAACCCACGGGTTGCATGGCAAGGCGACAAGACCCCGGTCCGCGTGCCGATAGCCTTGCCCTGGGCGCGCAAATCCCCTCGCGAAATGGAATACCGCCGCTGGGACGGACGCGAGCCCGCGACCCATGACGAATGCGGCATCCCGAGCGTCGAAGGCGCCGCGGTCGTGCCCGACGTGGTGCTGGTGCCCTGCGTCGGGTACTCGCCCCAGGGCTTCCGGCTCGGCTACGGCGGCGGCTACTTCGACCGCTGGCTGGAGCGCCATCCGCACGTCACGCCGGTGGGCGTCGCCTGGGCCGACAGCGAGGTCGCCTTCGCGCCCGAGCCGCACGACCTGCCGCTGATGGTGATCGTCACCGAGCGCGGCATCGTCACGCCCGACTGA
- a CDS encoding lytic transglycosylase domain-containing protein yields the protein MQDHRQENDLNSSVYRRTLAAFAAAIGLGLAALAATAQSQADPILEARDAWQRKDAQRLAAAKANAMARKHPLAMWADYWELNLRLPTATQEELDAFYARWPDTYVEDRLRNDWLLELGRRQDWSNFAAEFPRFRMQDDREVACYAQVVRHLRGNDVSEAARQAWLAQTSATDQGCGFMAALLYRAGRLAEADLWYKARLMADVNRRAQARQAVAIVGPEWAQRFDEMYDNPARFLARKAGTGSRAEAELATLALMRLAASDPLVAAAQLESWSSRLPADLASWAWASAGRQAALRLLPQAPDYFQRASLGADETRWSADMLAWRARAALRAGRWQQVVQAIDAMGPAEQADPAWVYWKARALQAIAGDAQDGEPLRAEARRMLESIAGQHHYYGLLAAEDLGQPLVLPTPPVPLTGEEKRAVRRIPGLVRALQLIEMGLRSEGVREWNWTLSFTSRGRLGERELLAAADLACEHEVWDRCINTSERTRSVFHLEQRYPMPFRREVVARAREIGLDPAYVYGLIRQESRFVMDARSHVGASGLMQLMPATARWTARKIGLQYTPARLTDRDTNIMLGTSYLKLVLDDQGGSQALGAAAYNAGPARPRRWREGPELDAAIWVENIPFSETREYVKRVLANATYYAARLNGGEMPSLRGRLGHTIGPRPAEEAPMVADLP from the coding sequence ATGCAGGATCATCGACAAGAGAACGACTTGAATTCCTCAGTATATCGACGCACCCTGGCGGCCTTTGCCGCCGCCATCGGGCTGGGACTGGCGGCACTGGCCGCCACCGCGCAATCCCAGGCCGATCCCATCCTCGAAGCGCGCGATGCCTGGCAGCGCAAGGACGCGCAGCGACTCGCCGCCGCGAAGGCGAACGCGATGGCGCGCAAGCATCCCCTGGCCATGTGGGCCGACTACTGGGAGCTGAACCTGCGCCTGCCGACGGCCACGCAGGAAGAACTCGACGCCTTCTACGCGCGCTGGCCCGACACCTACGTCGAGGACCGGCTGCGCAACGACTGGCTGCTCGAGCTCGGCCGCCGCCAGGACTGGTCCAACTTCGCTGCCGAGTTCCCGCGCTTTCGCATGCAGGACGACCGCGAGGTCGCCTGCTACGCGCAGGTGGTGCGCCACCTGCGCGGCAACGACGTGAGCGAGGCGGCGCGGCAGGCGTGGCTGGCGCAGACCTCGGCGACCGACCAGGGCTGCGGCTTCATGGCGGCGTTGCTGTACCGCGCCGGCCGGCTGGCCGAAGCCGACCTCTGGTACAAGGCGCGGCTGATGGCCGACGTCAACCGCCGCGCGCAGGCGCGCCAGGCGGTGGCCATCGTCGGCCCCGAGTGGGCGCAGCGCTTCGACGAGATGTACGACAACCCGGCGCGCTTCCTGGCGCGCAAGGCCGGCACCGGCAGCCGAGCCGAGGCGGAGCTGGCCACGCTGGCGCTGATGCGGCTTGCCGCCTCCGATCCGCTGGTCGCCGCGGCGCAGCTGGAGTCCTGGTCGTCCCGCCTGCCGGCCGACCTGGCCTCGTGGGCCTGGGCCAGCGCAGGCCGGCAGGCCGCGCTGCGGCTGCTGCCGCAGGCGCCGGACTATTTCCAGCGCGCCTCGCTGGGGGCCGACGAAACCCGCTGGAGTGCCGACATGCTGGCCTGGCGTGCGCGGGCAGCGCTGCGTGCCGGCCGCTGGCAGCAGGTGGTGCAGGCCATCGACGCGATGGGCCCGGCCGAGCAGGCCGACCCCGCCTGGGTCTACTGGAAGGCGCGTGCGCTGCAGGCGATCGCGGGCGATGCGCAGGACGGCGAGCCGCTGCGCGCCGAGGCCCGCCGGATGCTCGAATCGATCGCCGGCCAGCATCACTACTACGGCTTGCTGGCCGCCGAGGACCTCGGCCAGCCGCTGGTGTTGCCGACGCCGCCGGTGCCGCTGACCGGGGAGGAGAAGCGCGCGGTGCGCCGCATCCCGGGGCTGGTGCGCGCGCTGCAGCTGATCGAGATGGGGCTGCGCAGCGAAGGCGTGCGGGAGTGGAACTGGACGCTCAGCTTCACCAGCCGCGGCCGCCTCGGCGAGCGCGAGCTGCTGGCCGCCGCCGACCTGGCCTGCGAACACGAGGTGTGGGACCGCTGCATCAACACCAGCGAGCGCACCCGCTCGGTGTTCCACCTGGAGCAGCGCTACCCGATGCCGTTCCGCCGCGAGGTGGTGGCGCGCGCGCGCGAGATCGGGCTCGACCCGGCCTACGTGTACGGGCTGATCCGGCAGGAATCGCGCTTCGTCATGGATGCGCGCTCGCACGTGGGCGCGTCCGGGCTGATGCAGCTGATGCCGGCCACCGCGCGCTGGACCGCGCGCAAGATCGGGCTGCAGTACACGCCCGCACGCCTGACGGACCGTGACACCAACATCATGCTCGGCACCAGCTACCTGAAGCTGGTGCTGGACGACCAGGGGGGCTCGCAGGCGCTGGGGGCGGCGGCCTACAACGCCGGGCCGGCGCGGCCGCGCCGCTGGCGCGAGGGGCCGGAGCTCGACGCGGCCATCTGGGTCGAGAACATCCCGTTCAGCGAGACGCGCGAGTACGTCAAGCGCGTGCTGGCGAACGCGACCTACTATGCCGCCCGCCTCAACGGCGGGGAGATGCCCTCGCTGCGCGGGCGGCTGGGGCACACCATCGGGCCGCGTCCGGCCGAGGAGGCGCCGATGGTGGCCGATCTTCCCTGA
- a CDS encoding complex I NDUFA9 subunit family protein, producing the protein MAIGRVVVLGGSGFVGTHVCEKLVEHGGGAGSLRVLTRRLGHARHLQPLPGCVIDQVDVHDDTQLRHALGQADAVVNLVAILHGREADFQKVHVELPRRLVRACQEAGVRRLVHVSALGAAADGPSHYQRSKAGGEDAVRAAHGLGWTILRPSVIFGERDRFLNLFASLQRRFPLMPLAGAQARFQPVWVEDVARAVVACLERRDSIGQVYECVGPRVYTLADLVRLAGRWAGVPRPVVPLPAWLGRLQAGLLELLPGEPLMSRDNLDSMRVDNVASGRLPDLRALGIEPAALEAIAPLYLGQGGAHHRRNLWRMAARRG; encoded by the coding sequence ATGGCCATCGGTCGTGTGGTGGTCCTGGGTGGCAGTGGCTTCGTCGGCACCCACGTCTGCGAGAAGCTGGTCGAGCATGGCGGGGGTGCGGGGTCGTTGCGGGTGCTGACGCGCCGGCTCGGGCATGCGCGGCACCTGCAGCCGCTGCCGGGTTGCGTGATCGACCAGGTCGACGTGCACGACGACACCCAGCTGCGGCACGCGCTGGGCCAGGCCGATGCGGTGGTCAACCTGGTGGCGATCCTGCACGGCCGCGAGGCCGACTTCCAGAAGGTGCACGTGGAGCTGCCGCGCCGGCTGGTGCGTGCCTGCCAGGAAGCAGGCGTGCGCCGGCTGGTGCATGTCAGCGCGCTGGGCGCGGCCGCCGACGGGCCGTCGCACTACCAGCGTTCCAAGGCCGGCGGCGAGGACGCGGTGCGCGCCGCCCACGGCCTGGGCTGGACCATCCTGCGGCCGTCGGTGATCTTCGGCGAGCGCGACCGCTTCCTCAACCTGTTCGCGTCGCTGCAGCGGCGCTTCCCGCTCATGCCGCTGGCCGGCGCCCAGGCGAGATTCCAGCCGGTGTGGGTGGAGGATGTCGCGCGCGCCGTCGTCGCCTGCCTGGAGCGCCGCGACAGCATCGGCCAGGTCTACGAATGCGTCGGCCCGCGCGTCTACACGCTGGCCGATCTGGTGCGGTTGGCCGGACGCTGGGCCGGCGTGCCACGCCCCGTCGTGCCGCTGCCGGCGTGGCTCGGCCGGCTGCAGGCCGGGCTGCTGGAGCTGCTGCCGGGCGAGCCGCTGATGAGCCGCGACAACCTGGATTCGATGCGCGTCGACAACGTCGCCAGCGGGCGCCTGCCGGACCTGCGTGCGCTGGGCATCGAGCCGGCCGCGCTGGAGGCGATCGCGCCGCTCTACCTGGGGCAGGGGGGCGCGCACCACCGCCGCAACCTCTGGCGCATGGCCGCGCGCCGCGGCTGA
- a CDS encoding glutathione S-transferase family protein, with protein sequence MQLYIGNKNYSSWSLRPWVLMTQAGIPFEEVRLRLSLAEGSEFKERLQAVTPAGKVPVLVDDGFAVWESLAIAEYLAEKFPALGLWPADAQARARARSVCAEMQSGFGALRTHFPMNIEASLPEVGAEVLRTRPEVGRDVERLTGMWSGLLREHGGPFLFGAFGVADAFFAPVVTRFRTYGVPVPEAVGAYMARVLDLPAMQAWVHDALAEQDFLDFDEPYRTSRG encoded by the coding sequence ATGCAGCTGTACATCGGCAACAAGAACTACTCGTCCTGGTCGCTGCGCCCCTGGGTGCTGATGACCCAGGCGGGCATCCCGTTCGAGGAGGTGCGGCTGCGGCTGAGCCTCGCCGAGGGCTCCGAGTTCAAGGAACGCCTCCAGGCCGTCACGCCGGCCGGCAAGGTGCCGGTGCTGGTCGACGACGGCTTTGCGGTGTGGGAGTCGCTCGCGATCGCCGAGTACCTGGCCGAGAAGTTCCCCGCGCTTGGCCTGTGGCCGGCCGATGCGCAGGCGCGGGCCCGCGCGCGCAGCGTGTGTGCCGAGATGCAGTCGGGCTTCGGCGCGCTGCGCACGCACTTCCCGATGAACATCGAGGCGTCGTTGCCCGAGGTGGGCGCCGAGGTGCTGCGCACCCGGCCGGAGGTGGGGCGCGACGTCGAGCGCCTCACCGGCATGTGGAGCGGGCTGCTGCGCGAACACGGCGGGCCCTTCCTGTTCGGCGCGTTCGGCGTCGCCGACGCCTTCTTCGCGCCGGTGGTCACGCGCTTTCGCACCTATGGCGTGCCCGTGCCCGAGGCGGTCGGGGCGTACATGGCGCGCGTGCTCGACCTGCCCGCGATGCAGGCCTGGGTGCACGATGCGCTGGCCGAGCAGGATTTCCTCGACTTCGACGAACCGTACCGCACGTCGCGTGGCTGA
- a CDS encoding FxDxF family PEP-CTERM protein, translating to MQLKASLAALALSAMAGSAVAVDYDIGNLSTLTSFSDGSTTFAAGEAISDNWFFSIGPLPADFSGLVSSVYTQATGLIEDFAVTLAGPEGYLASWTPFTSGGVSGFQWAAGVDTLWAGDYTLTVTGTARGVTTYSVDFTAAPIPEPETYALMLAGLDVVGYIARRRRNG from the coding sequence ATGCAACTCAAGGCATCGTTGGCGGCGCTCGCGCTGTCGGCCATGGCCGGCAGCGCCGTCGCGGTCGATTACGACATCGGCAACCTGTCGACCCTCACCTCGTTCTCGGACGGATCCACCACCTTTGCCGCAGGCGAGGCGATCTCCGACAACTGGTTCTTCTCGATCGGCCCGCTGCCGGCGGATTTCTCCGGCCTGGTCAGCTCGGTCTACACCCAGGCCACCGGCCTGATCGAGGACTTCGCGGTCACGCTGGCCGGGCCGGAAGGCTACCTGGCCAGCTGGACGCCGTTCACCTCCGGCGGCGTGAGCGGCTTCCAGTGGGCCGCCGGCGTCGACACGCTGTGGGCCGGCGACTACACGCTGACGGTCACCGGCACCGCACGGGGCGTCACGACCTATTCGGTGGACTTCACCGCGGCGCCGATCCCCGAGCCGGAGACCTATGCGCTGATGCTCGCCGGACTGGACGTGGTCGGCTACATCGCGCGCCGCCGGCGCAACGGCTGA
- a CDS encoding multifunctional CCA addition/repair protein has translation MKVYMVGGAVRDRLLGLPVQDRDWVVVGATPEAMVAAGYVPVGKDFPVFLHPRTHEEYALARTERKTARGYHGFEFHTSPDVTLEQDLQRRDLTINAMAQTEDGELIDPYGGLADLRARVLRHVSEAFVEDPVRVLRLARFAARFADFRVADETQALMRRMVEAGEVDALVPERVWQELSRGLMEARPSRMFEVLRGCGALARILPEVDRLWGVPQRPEYHPEVDTGAHLLLVLDMCAQLQASLPVRYACLTHDLGKGTTPDHLLPRHHGHEQRSVELLRAVSERLRVPTECRELAEVVAREHGNVHRSGECGAAALVRLLERCDAFRRPQRFAELLLACECDARGRQGLEDRPYPQRERLLAALQAAQSVSTAEVARQAQQRGQQGPQIAQAIHQARVAAVAARLEAPA, from the coding sequence ATGAAGGTCTACATGGTCGGCGGGGCCGTCCGCGATCGCCTGCTCGGGTTGCCGGTGCAGGACCGCGACTGGGTCGTGGTCGGCGCCACGCCCGAAGCGATGGTCGCTGCCGGGTACGTGCCGGTGGGCAAGGACTTCCCGGTCTTCCTGCATCCCCGGACGCACGAGGAATACGCGCTGGCGCGCACCGAGCGCAAGACCGCGCGCGGCTACCACGGCTTCGAGTTCCACACCTCGCCCGACGTCACGCTCGAGCAGGACCTGCAGCGCCGCGACCTCACCATCAACGCGATGGCGCAGACCGAGGACGGCGAACTGATCGACCCCTACGGCGGGCTGGCCGACCTGCGCGCGCGCGTGCTGCGCCATGTCTCCGAGGCCTTCGTCGAGGACCCGGTGCGCGTCCTGCGGCTGGCGCGCTTTGCGGCGCGCTTTGCCGACTTCCGCGTGGCCGACGAGACGCAGGCGCTGATGCGCCGCATGGTCGAGGCCGGCGAGGTCGACGCGCTGGTGCCCGAGCGCGTGTGGCAGGAGCTGTCGCGCGGCCTGATGGAGGCCAGGCCCTCGCGCATGTTCGAGGTGCTGCGCGGCTGCGGCGCGCTGGCGCGCATCCTGCCGGAGGTCGATCGCCTGTGGGGCGTGCCGCAACGTCCCGAGTACCACCCCGAGGTCGACACCGGCGCGCACCTGCTGCTGGTGCTGGACATGTGCGCGCAGCTGCAGGCCAGCCTGCCGGTGCGCTACGCCTGCCTGACCCACGACCTGGGCAAGGGCACCACGCCGGACCACCTGCTGCCGCGCCATCACGGGCACGAGCAGCGCAGCGTCGAGCTGCTGCGCGCGGTGAGCGAGCGCCTGCGCGTGCCCACTGAATGCCGCGAGCTGGCCGAAGTGGTGGCGCGCGAGCACGGCAACGTGCACCGCAGCGGCGAATGCGGCGCGGCGGCCCTGGTGCGGCTGCTGGAGCGCTGCGACGCCTTCCGTCGCCCGCAGCGCTTCGCGGAGCTGCTGCTGGCCTGCGAATGCGACGCGCGCGGCCGCCAGGGCCTGGAAGACCGTCCCTACCCGCAGCGCGAGCGGCTGCTCGCGGCGCTGCAGGCCGCGCAGTCGGTGTCCACCGCCGAGGTGGCGCGCCAGGCGCAGCAGCGCGGGCAGCAGGGGCCACAGATCGCGCAGGCGATCCACCAGGCGCGCGTGGCGGCGGTGGCCGCCCGCCTCGAGGCGCCTGCCTGA
- a CDS encoding YdgA family protein has translation MKKTLLAATAVVVALGAAYVGSSHFVGRQVQQHLRAQTDRLTTQMPFIKVTEQGYERGLFASTRTVSVQLGCDRAGAAHLPGRPPGALEFTLRDRIRHGPLLEGGTWGAASVQTELVLPPALQSFVVQTFNGQPPLSIRTTIGFDRRYDARVVSPRARLEGKPGQQVVWQGLQGRFTGGGDDGAIHQEISMPGLEMSDSDQGVRMVLSELHWKNDGRLLGDSAWLMASGRTEGRLGLVEMNLPLPMPGGGDVRPFLFALTDLTLEAEGAAEQDLLHTTSRLHGSGSLDGVRLDRIELVASVKRVHAPSYQHLVETLMQQSFSCEEDEEADPLAQLAALQSDLMQLLRYDPEYAVEKLAVESGGQRGEVSYAFGVQGVTEADKDLPPLQLLATRARARADVSLPVAWIARLLDQPQLRASGAAPEPEMLEVLLDQFADQGYLVRRGEHVTASVRYEAGRLLLNGQPLPIGRSALR, from the coding sequence ATGAAGAAGACGCTGCTTGCAGCCACCGCCGTGGTGGTTGCCCTGGGCGCTGCCTACGTCGGCAGCAGCCATTTCGTGGGTCGTCAGGTGCAGCAGCACCTGCGCGCGCAGACCGACCGGCTGACGACCCAGATGCCGTTCATCAAGGTCACCGAGCAAGGCTACGAACGGGGCCTGTTCGCGTCGACCCGCACCGTGAGCGTGCAGCTCGGCTGCGACCGTGCCGGGGCCGCCCACCTGCCCGGCCGGCCGCCGGGGGCGCTGGAGTTCACGCTGCGCGACCGCATCCGCCACGGCCCGCTGCTCGAAGGCGGCACCTGGGGGGCGGCCTCGGTGCAGACCGAGCTGGTGCTGCCGCCGGCGCTGCAGTCGTTCGTGGTCCAGACCTTCAACGGGCAGCCCCCGCTGTCGATCCGTACGACGATCGGGTTCGACCGCCGGTACGACGCCCGCGTGGTCAGCCCGCGCGCCCGCCTCGAGGGCAAGCCCGGCCAGCAGGTGGTGTGGCAGGGCCTGCAGGGCCGCTTCACGGGCGGGGGTGACGACGGCGCGATCCACCAGGAGATCAGCATGCCGGGGCTGGAGATGTCCGACAGCGACCAGGGCGTGCGCATGGTGCTCAGCGAGCTGCACTGGAAGAACGACGGCCGGCTGCTGGGCGATTCGGCGTGGCTGATGGCCAGCGGCAGGACCGAAGGCCGGCTCGGGCTGGTCGAGATGAACCTGCCGCTGCCGATGCCCGGCGGCGGCGACGTGCGGCCCTTCCTCTTCGCGCTGACCGACCTGACGCTGGAGGCGGAGGGCGCGGCCGAGCAGGACCTGCTGCACACCACCAGCCGCCTGCACGGCAGCGGCAGCCTCGACGGCGTCCGGCTCGACCGCATCGAGCTGGTCGCCTCGGTCAAGCGCGTGCACGCGCCGAGCTACCAGCACCTGGTCGAGACGCTGATGCAGCAATCCTTCAGCTGCGAGGAAGACGAGGAGGCCGATCCCCTGGCACAGCTCGCCGCCCTGCAGTCCGACCTGATGCAGCTGCTGCGGTACGACCCCGAGTACGCGGTCGAGAAGCTCGCCGTCGAATCGGGCGGACAGCGCGGCGAGGTCTCGTACGCCTTCGGCGTGCAGGGCGTCACCGAGGCCGACAAGGACCTGCCCCCGTTGCAGCTGCTGGCCACCCGCGCCCGCGCGCGCGCCGACGTGAGCCTGCCGGTGGCCTGGATCGCCCGGCTGCTCGACCAGCCGCAGCTGCGCGCCTCGGGCGCGGCGCCCGAGCCGGAGATGCTCGAGGTGCTGCTCGACCAGTTCGCCGACCAGGGCTACCTGGTGCGCCGGGGCGAGCACGTCACCGCCAGCGTGCGCTACGAGGCCGGCCGGCTGCTGCTCAACGGCCAGCCGCTGCCGATCGGCCGGTCGGCGCTGCGCTGA
- a CDS encoding DUF2905 domain-containing protein codes for MLRWLVVIVLVLVLFSGLRAWLEKLGLGRLPGDFRFRIGGREWHLPIASTIVLSLLAALIAKFV; via the coding sequence ATGCTGCGCTGGCTGGTCGTCATCGTGCTGGTGCTGGTGCTGTTCAGCGGCCTGCGCGCCTGGCTGGAGAAGCTCGGGCTGGGGCGGCTGCCGGGCGACTTCCGCTTCCGCATCGGCGGGCGCGAGTGGCACCTGCCGATCGCCAGCACCATCGTGCTGAGCCTGCTGGCGGCACTGATCGCGAAGTTCGTCTGA
- a CDS encoding class I SAM-dependent methyltransferase, with protein sequence MQHEEPVSVPADPQTGLRGQICQAIAEAGGWLPFDRYMALALYAPGLGYYANDSRKFGALPGSGSDFVTAPELTPLFGQALSRQLRQAMVATGTSQVWEFGAGSGALAAQLLNALGSACSSYHIVDLSGTLRERQRETIARLAPEAVDRVHWHDRLPEEIRGVVVGNEVLDAMPVQLLHWDGTQWLERGVVVQGEAFAWEDRPTPLRPPVEGPFVPGTTTEVHPQAEAFIRTLAERLTRGAAFFIDYGFPEAEYYHPQRTGGTLMCHRAHRADPDPLVDVGLKDITAHVNFTGIALAGQDAGLQVIGYTSQGRFLINCGLLELLPPAEAQDAARLRDLAAVQKLVAEHEMGELFKVIGFCRGAELDDALGFAAGDRTHTL encoded by the coding sequence ATGCAGCACGAAGAACCCGTCAGTGTACCGGCCGACCCGCAGACCGGGTTGCGCGGGCAGATTTGCCAGGCGATCGCCGAGGCGGGCGGCTGGCTGCCCTTCGACCGTTACATGGCGCTGGCCCTGTACGCCCCGGGACTGGGCTACTACGCCAACGACAGCCGCAAGTTCGGCGCCCTGCCCGGCTCGGGCAGCGACTTCGTCACCGCCCCGGAGCTGACCCCGCTGTTCGGCCAGGCGCTGTCGCGCCAGCTGCGCCAGGCCATGGTCGCCACCGGCACCTCGCAGGTGTGGGAGTTCGGCGCCGGCTCCGGCGCGCTGGCGGCGCAGCTGCTCAACGCGCTGGGCAGCGCGTGCAGCAGCTACCACATCGTCGACCTGTCGGGCACGCTGCGCGAGCGCCAGCGCGAGACCATCGCCCGGCTCGCGCCCGAGGCCGTCGACCGCGTGCACTGGCACGACCGGCTGCCCGAGGAGATCCGCGGCGTGGTGGTCGGCAACGAGGTGCTGGACGCGATGCCGGTGCAGCTGCTGCACTGGGACGGCACGCAGTGGCTGGAGCGCGGCGTGGTCGTGCAGGGCGAGGCCTTCGCCTGGGAGGACCGACCGACCCCCCTGCGCCCGCCGGTCGAGGGCCCCTTCGTGCCCGGCACCACGACCGAGGTCCACCCGCAGGCCGAGGCCTTCATCCGCACGCTGGCCGAGCGGCTGACGCGCGGCGCGGCCTTCTTCATCGACTACGGCTTCCCCGAGGCCGAGTACTACCACCCGCAGCGCACCGGCGGCACGCTGATGTGCCACCGCGCGCACCGCGCCGACCCGGACCCGCTGGTCGACGTGGGGCTGAAGGACATCACCGCGCACGTCAACTTCACCGGCATCGCGCTCGCGGGCCAGGACGCCGGCCTGCAGGTGATCGGCTACACCTCGCAGGGCCGCTTCCTGATCAACTGCGGGCTGCTCGAGCTGCTGCCGCCGGCCGAGGCGCAGGACGCGGCGCGGCTGCGCGACCTGGCCGCGGTGCAGAAGCTGGTGGCCGAGCACGAGATGGGCGAGCTGTTCAAGGTGATCGGCTTCTGCCGCGGCGCCGAACTGGACGACGCACTGGGCTTCGCCGCAGGCGACCGCACCCACACGCTCTGA
- a CDS encoding SDR family oxidoreductase, which translates to MPSPSRPVVLVTGAARRLGREIALELARGGHDVAVHYRHSEAEAAGCVEALRGQGVRAEMFAADLADEAACRALLPAVAACFGRVDAVVNNASLFEFDDAGSFSHAAMERHWRANTAAPVLLAQALHAHVSARGATGCVVNLLDQKLWNPNPDYFSYTLSKAALEAATTLLAQALAPAVRVAGVAPGVTLVSGPMSEAQFRAAHRLTPLQRSSTPADVARAVRFLIESPAITGTTLLVDGGQHLAAQPRDVMFLAEAGTKEN; encoded by the coding sequence ATGCCATCCCCCTCCCGTCCCGTCGTGCTCGTGACCGGCGCCGCCCGGCGGCTGGGGCGCGAGATCGCGCTCGAGCTGGCGCGCGGCGGCCATGACGTGGCCGTGCACTACCGGCACTCCGAGGCCGAGGCCGCCGGGTGCGTCGAGGCGCTGCGGGGGCAGGGCGTGCGGGCGGAGATGTTCGCCGCCGACCTGGCCGACGAGGCCGCCTGCCGGGCGCTGCTGCCGGCGGTGGCGGCGTGCTTCGGGCGGGTCGATGCGGTGGTCAACAACGCCTCGCTGTTCGAGTTCGACGACGCCGGCAGCTTCTCCCATGCCGCGATGGAGCGCCACTGGCGCGCCAACACCGCCGCGCCGGTGCTGCTGGCGCAGGCGCTGCATGCGCACGTGAGCGCCCGCGGGGCCACCGGTTGCGTGGTCAACCTGCTGGACCAGAAGCTGTGGAACCCCAACCCGGACTACTTCTCGTACACGCTGTCCAAGGCCGCGCTGGAAGCGGCGACGACGCTGCTCGCCCAGGCGCTGGCCCCGGCGGTGCGGGTCGCGGGCGTGGCGCCCGGCGTGACGCTGGTCTCCGGGCCGATGAGCGAGGCGCAGTTCCGGGCGGCCCACCGCCTGACGCCGCTGCAGCGTTCGTCCACGCCGGCCGACGTGGCGCGCGCGGTGCGCTTCCTGATCGAATCGCCGGCCATCACCGGCACCACCCTGCTGGTCGACGGTGGCCAGCACCTGGCCGCGCAGCCGCGCGACGTGATGTTCCTGGCCGAGGCCGGAACCAAGGAAAACTGA